Proteins from a single region of Scatophagus argus isolate fScaArg1 chromosome 23, fScaArg1.pri, whole genome shotgun sequence:
- the LOC124054898 gene encoding 5,6-dihydroxyindole-2-carboxylic acid oxidase-like has product MSHRHFIKKCCFLVLVGAVVVSAQFPRECVTPEGLRSGQCCPSPPGLDNDPCGSSTGRGQCVSIVVDARPHGPQYPHDGRDDRERWPIRFFNRTCQCNGNFSGYNCGRCKHGWTGANCDQRVNVVRRNVMQLSADEKRAFVNALDRAKRTVHPDLVIATRRYAEIFGPDGNTVQFENITIYNYFVWSHYLSVSKTFLGTGQASFGGVDFSHEGPGFLTWHRYHLLQLERDMQDMLQDPSFALPYWNFAIGGSTCDICTDDLMGARSSFDVNSLSPNTVFSQWRVICENVEDYDTLGTICNSTETSPIRRNPAGNVNRPMVQRLPEPQDVADCLQVNTFDTPPYYSTSSESFRNTIEGYSAPQGNYDPVVRSLHNLAHLFLNGTGGQTHLSPNDPIFVLLHTYTDAIFDEWLRRHSPDLAMYPEENAPIGHNRGYNMVPFWPPVTNAEMFVTAPENLGYSYEAEWPGQPFTLTEIITMAIVAALVVVAVIFAATTCVVRARSYQMEGHQPLLGDQYQRYDDDKSQSVV; this is encoded by the exons ATGTCGCACAGGCACTTCATAAAAAAG TGTTGCTTTTTGGTGCTTGTGGGCGCGGTGGTCGTGAGCGCCCAGTTCCCCAGAGAGTGCGTGACGCCCGAAGGACTCAGGAGTGGACAGTGCTGTCCGTCGCCCCCCGGCCTCGACAATGATCCTTGTGGCTCCAGCACGGGGCGCGGACAGTGCGTATCCATCGTGGTGGACGCGCGCCCGCACGGCCCTCAGTACCCGCACGACGGACGCGATGATCGGGAAAGGTGGCCCATCCGTTTCTTCAACCGTACCTGTCAGTGTAACGGAAACTTCAGCGGCTACAACTGCGGACGTTGCAAACACGGATGGACTGGGGCCAACTGTGACCAGCGAGTTAATGTTG TAAGGAGAAACGTGATGCAGCTCAGCGCGGATGAGAAGCGTGCGTTCGTGAACGCGCTTGACCGGGCAAAGCGCACGGTGCACCCTGACCTGGTGATCGCCACGCGGCGCTATGCGGAGATCTTCGGGCCCGACGGGAACACCGTGCAGTTTGAGAACATCACCATCTACAATTACTTCGTGTGGTCCCACTACTTGTCGGTCAGCAAGACGTTCCTGGGTACGGGCCAGGCCAGTTTCGGCGGGGTGGACTTCTCACACGAGGGGCCCGGTTTCCTCACTTGGCACAGATACCACCTGTTGCAGCTGGAGCGAGACATGCAG GACATGCTGCAGGACCCCTCCTTCGCCCTGCCCTACTGGAACTTCGCCATCGGTGGAAGCACATGTGACATCTGCACAGATGACCTGATGGGAGCCAGGAGCAGCTTTGACGTGAATTCCCTGAGCCCCAACACTGTCTTCTCTCAGTGGAGGGTCATCTGTGAGAACGTGGAGGACTATGACACACTGGGAACCATCTGCAACA GCACTGAGACTTCTCCCATCAGAAGGAACCCAGCAGGAAACGTCAACAGACCGATGGTCCAGCGTCTCCCAGAGCCTCAGGACGTGGCGGACTGTCTGCAGGTTAACACTTTTGACACGCCGCCCTACTACTCCACCTCCTCTGAAAGCTTCAGAAACACAATTGAAG GCTACAGCGCCCCCCAGGGGAACTATGACCCCGTGGTGAGGAGCCTCCACAACCTGGCCCATCTGTTCCTCAATGGCACAGGAGGACAGACTCACCTCTCACCCAATGACCCCATCTTCGTCCTGCTCCACACCTACACTGACGCTATATTTGATGAATGGTTGAGGAGACACAGCCCAG ATCTGGCCATGTATCCTGAAGAAAATGCTCCCATTGGTCACAACAGAGGCTACAATATGGTGCCTTTCTGGCCTCCAGTGACTAATGCCGAGATGTTCGTGACTGCCCCTGAAAATCTCGGTTACTCTTACGAAGCTGAATGGCCAG GTCAACCTTTCACTCTGACTGAAATCATCACCATGGCGATAGTCGCTGCCCTTGTCGTCGTCGCGGTCATTTTTGCAGCCACCACATGTGTCGTGCGTGCCAGGTCTTACCAGATGGAGGGCCACCAGCCTCTGCTTGGGGATCAGTACCAGCGCTACGACGATGACAAAAGCCAATCTGTCGTCTAA
- the LOC124054899 gene encoding leucine rich adaptor protein 1-like codes for MDEDSNLLPELKDIETKLGRKVPDGLIRSLVEGRRQDEHEKSTAAHLMNCKCCTNSTDLQRLESKMLFLRQEMAHLRAIDVKLMQQLMSINEGIESIRWMIEDKGGVASQEGSLTGSLYSLSDSQDDTSLRGSFSSLNDGNSDGLDGLSVGSYLDTLAEDVLDNPSPTDLDCFVDKTVIDGDGFSKSPLKLRVESDEYYCFG; via the exons ATGGACGAGGATAGCAACTTGTTGCCCGAGTTGAAGGACATAGAGACAAAATTGGGTCGAAAAGTCCCGGATGGTCTCATCCGTTCACTGGTGGAAGGAAGACGTCAGGACGAGCACGAGAAGTCGACGGCGGCGCACTTAATGAACTGCAAGTGTTGTACTAATTCTACGGATTTGCAAAGGCTGGAGAGCAAAATGTTATTTCTGAGACAAGAAATG GCACATCTGCGAGCCATTGACGTGAAACTGATGCAGCAGCTCATGTCAATCAACGAGGGTATCGAGTCCATCCGTTGGATGATTGAAGACAAAGGAGGCGTGGCCAGCCAAGAGGGTAGCTTGACGGGCAGCTTGTACAGCCTATCGGACAGCCAAGACGATACCTCACTGCGAGGCAGCTTCAGCAGCTTGAATGATGGTAACAGTGATGGGCTCGACGGTCTGTCTGTGGGTAGTTACCTGGACACTCTAGCAGAGGACGTCCTGGACAACCCTTCGCCGACAGATCTGGACTGTTTTGTGGATAAAACAGTTATTGACGGTGATGGTTTCAGCAAATCGCCACTGAAACTCAGGGTGGAATCAGATGAATACTACTGCTTTGGATAA